A genomic segment from Desulfarculaceae bacterium encodes:
- a CDS encoding CBS domain-containing protein, which yields MILRNWMEREPVTVASDTLVAEAISLLVEENLRALPVVDDGVLRGLVTRKDLQGCATAVARAQNEHENDYFLHRLRIKDIMIRMPNTVEVGDTVESCMLKGQEELIRNYPVMDQGKLVGMISSLELFSALSSILGANEIWCGITLEAMPIESGTIAKVTQVVEDTGAILFGVFTMRLPGVEGKRIILRFDGGADVETVARALEQAGYRIFEKTNAVQTCGHES from the coding sequence GATGGAAAGGGAACCGGTCACCGTCGCCAGCGACACCCTGGTGGCCGAGGCTATCTCCTTGCTGGTGGAGGAGAACCTGCGGGCCTTGCCGGTGGTGGACGATGGAGTGCTGCGGGGCCTGGTGACCCGCAAGGATTTACAGGGCTGCGCCACCGCCGTGGCCCGGGCCCAGAACGAGCACGAGAACGACTACTTTCTCCACCGCCTGAGGATCAAGGACATCATGATCCGCATGCCCAACACGGTGGAAGTAGGGGACACGGTGGAGTCTTGCATGCTCAAGGGGCAAGAGGAGCTCATCCGCAACTACCCGGTAATGGATCAGGGGAAGTTGGTGGGCATGATCTCCTCGCTGGAACTCTTTTCAGCCCTGAGCAGCATTCTGGGGGCCAATGAAATCTGGTGCGGCATCACCTTGGAGGCCATGCCCATAGAGAGCGGCACCATCGCCAAGGTGACCCAGGTGGTGGAGGATACCGGCGCGATTCTTTTCGGCGTTTTCACTATGCGTCTGCCTGGCGTGGAGGGGAAACGGATCATCCTGCGTTTTGACGGGGGCGCTGATGTGGAAACGGTGGCCCGGGCCCTGGAGCAAGCCGGCTACCGGATTTTCGAAAAAACCAATGCCGTGCAAACTTGCGGCCATGAATCATAA